One stretch of Treponema sp. J25 DNA includes these proteins:
- a CDS encoding pectinesterase family protein has product MHLEVDASGRAGFPSIQAAVDAIPVGTNEPVYISIKKGVYREKIVIDKPQVHLIGEDPHTTIVRWDDYAKKTFPDGRPYQTFNSYTIFFGGDYCSARHITFENTAGPGDQVGQAIAAYVDGDGCYFEDCQFIGWQDTLFTGPLPLAPLIPGSFTGPREHGPRRDTSQYYRQCTIMGDIDFIFGSALAVFDSCRIISRCRKETVGYITAPSTPQGRRAGYIFLRCSLEGTENFPSTYLGRPWRNHARCVFLECSMGAHIMPEGWHNWDKKEAERTVVFGEYKSEGPGAQPYQRVPWSLQLNSSEASSYYTIATTVRTKCAGPIS; this is encoded by the coding sequence ATGCACCTAGAGGTTGATGCATCGGGAAGAGCTGGTTTTCCTTCGATACAAGCCGCGGTAGACGCGATTCCTGTGGGAACGAACGAACCCGTGTATATCTCCATAAAAAAAGGGGTGTACCGGGAAAAAATTGTCATTGATAAACCTCAGGTTCATTTGATTGGTGAAGACCCCCATACCACGATAGTTCGTTGGGATGATTATGCCAAAAAAACGTTTCCCGATGGAAGGCCCTATCAGACCTTCAATAGTTATACGATTTTTTTCGGGGGAGACTATTGTTCTGCCCGTCATATCACCTTTGAAAACACCGCCGGTCCCGGGGACCAGGTGGGACAGGCTATTGCCGCCTATGTGGATGGAGACGGATGTTATTTTGAGGATTGTCAGTTTATTGGCTGGCAGGATACGCTTTTTACGGGGCCTTTGCCACTAGCTCCCCTGATTCCGGGAAGCTTTACCGGCCCCCGGGAACATGGGCCGCGGCGGGATACCTCTCAGTATTATAGACAATGTACTATCATGGGGGATATCGATTTTATTTTTGGGTCCGCCCTGGCGGTGTTTGATTCCTGCCGCATTATTTCCCGGTGTCGAAAGGAAACGGTGGGATACATTACCGCTCCCTCAACACCCCAGGGCCGAAGGGCCGGGTACATTTTTCTTCGATGTTCCCTTGAAGGAACGGAGAACTTCCCTTCTACCTACTTAGGGAGACCCTGGCGAAACCATGCCCGTTGTGTGTTCCTGGAATGTTCCATGGGGGCCCATATCATGCCCGAGGGGTGGCACAATTGGGATAAAAAGGAAGCTGAAAGGACGGTCGTTTTTGGGGAATATAAAAGTGAAGGCCCCGGTGCCCAGCCGTACCAGCGAGTTCCCTGGTCTTTACAACTGAACTCGTCGGAGGCCTCCTCCTATTACACCATTGCAACGACGGTGCGAACAAAGTGTGCAGGCCCCATCTCCTAA